A portion of the Algimonas porphyrae genome contains these proteins:
- the ruvC gene encoding crossover junction endodeoxyribonuclease RuvC, with the protein MTTTRRIIGFDPSLVACGWGVIDVVGNKTRHVAHGVIRPPRKEPLASRLSFLFVACQAAIDEFRPSEAGVEEAFMKDNAMSALKLGQARAACILAATQSGLIVGEYAARLVKKSVVGTGAADKAQVAHMMNLLLPGANVSAGDAADALAIAITHANHAG; encoded by the coding sequence ATGACCACGACGCGCCGCATTATCGGATTTGACCCGTCGCTGGTCGCGTGCGGCTGGGGTGTGATCGATGTGGTGGGCAACAAGACGCGTCATGTGGCGCATGGTGTGATCCGCCCGCCGCGCAAGGAGCCGCTCGCAAGCCGGCTCTCCTTCCTGTTCGTCGCCTGCCAAGCCGCCATCGACGAGTTCAGGCCGAGCGAAGCCGGGGTCGAAGAGGCCTTTATGAAGGATAATGCGATGAGCGCGCTGAAGCTTGGACAGGCGCGGGCGGCCTGCATTCTCGCGGCAACGCAGTCCGGACTGATCGTCGGCGAATATGCGGCGCGGCTGGTCAAGAAATCGGTCGTCGGGACGGGCGCGGCGGATAAGGCGCAGGTCGCCCATATGATGAACCTGCTATTGCCCGGAGCCAATGTGAGCGCGGGAGATGCGGCCGACGCACTGGCCATTGCCATCACGCATGCCAATCACGCGGGCTAG
- the ruvA gene encoding Holliday junction branch migration protein RuvA: MIGMISGTCLMAGQTASGGEAIIDCGGVGYLLRCGVRALRDMREGAPVRLHVETHVREQSITLFGFTTEEERAWFERLQAVQGVGPKAALAILDILTPGDVMSAAALEDKAAFARASGVGPKLAARIATELSGKPPPVGRGFTSAFTAPTADVVDGATRNEGLSDMRLRNDAVSALSNLGIGQSDALRAVAAAYSQFDSDPALDDLVRAALKAVGS; the protein is encoded by the coding sequence ATGATCGGCATGATTTCCGGAACCTGTCTGATGGCAGGACAGACAGCGAGTGGGGGCGAAGCCATCATCGATTGCGGCGGTGTCGGCTATCTGCTGCGCTGTGGGGTCCGGGCGCTGCGCGACATGCGCGAAGGCGCGCCCGTGCGCCTGCATGTTGAAACCCATGTGCGCGAGCAATCCATCACCCTGTTCGGTTTCACCACCGAAGAAGAACGCGCCTGGTTCGAGCGGCTGCAGGCCGTGCAAGGCGTGGGACCCAAGGCGGCGCTCGCCATTCTAGATATTCTCACGCCCGGCGATGTGATGAGCGCGGCCGCGCTGGAAGACAAGGCGGCCTTTGCACGTGCATCAGGGGTCGGGCCGAAGCTCGCAGCGCGGATCGCAACAGAACTCTCCGGCAAGCCGCCGCCCGTCGGTCGCGGCTTTACCAGCGCCTTTACAGCGCCGACTGCCGATGTGGTGGACGGGGCGACCCGCAATGAAGGCCTGTCGGATATGCGCCTGCGCAATGATGCGGTTAGTGCGCTGTCCAATCTCGGGATCGGACAGAGCGACGCGCTTCGCGCCGTCGCCGCCGCTTACAGCCAGTTCGACAGCGATCCGGCGCTCGACGATCTGGTCCGTGCGGCCCTCAAGGCCGTAGGCAGCTAG
- the ruvB gene encoding Holliday junction branch migration DNA helicase RuvB, with protein sequence MEASRLTSSDTQPGDVRDRALRPLSFADFRGQQAAIANLKVYVEAARRRREPLDHLLLSGPPGLGKTTLSQIVARELGVNFRATSGPIISKAGDLAALLTNLEPNDVLFIDEIHRLNPVVEEVLYPAMEDYELDLIIGEGPAARSIKIDLAPFTLIGATTRAGLLATPLRDRFGIPVRLEFYSKADLTDIVSRAAGKLGLDMTPDGAAEIAGRARGTPRVAGRLLRRVRDLTEHDGLLVVDAVGADAALTRLGVDHLGLDTQDKRYLQALCEMFGGGPVGVETLGAALAEARDALEDVVEPYLIQQGFLMRTPRGRVATPRAYAHIGLPAPATVPTGDLFDSDADPGGVDAD encoded by the coding sequence GTGGAGGCGTCGCGTTTGACTTCCTCCGACACGCAGCCCGGCGATGTGCGCGACCGCGCGCTGCGTCCGCTGAGCTTTGCCGACTTCCGCGGACAGCAGGCCGCCATCGCCAATCTGAAAGTCTATGTCGAAGCGGCCCGCCGTCGCCGCGAACCGCTCGATCATCTGCTGCTTTCGGGCCCACCCGGGCTTGGCAAGACGACGCTGTCACAGATCGTTGCGCGCGAATTGGGGGTGAATTTCCGCGCCACATCTGGCCCGATCATCAGCAAGGCCGGCGACCTGGCCGCGCTGCTGACCAATCTCGAGCCGAACGACGTGCTCTTCATCGACGAAATCCATCGGCTGAACCCGGTTGTCGAGGAGGTGCTCTATCCGGCGATGGAAGATTACGAGCTCGATCTGATCATCGGCGAAGGTCCGGCGGCGCGGTCGATCAAGATCGATCTGGCGCCCTTCACCCTGATCGGCGCGACAACTCGGGCCGGGTTGCTCGCAACGCCGCTGCGCGACCGGTTCGGCATTCCTGTGCGGCTGGAATTCTATTCCAAGGCCGATCTGACTGACATCGTTTCGCGGGCAGCCGGAAAGCTCGGTTTGGACATGACGCCGGACGGAGCCGCAGAAATTGCCGGGCGTGCCCGCGGAACCCCGCGTGTGGCTGGCCGATTGCTGCGCCGTGTTCGCGATCTGACGGAGCATGACGGACTGCTGGTCGTGGACGCCGTAGGGGCGGACGCGGCCCTGACCCGGCTCGGTGTCGATCATCTGGGACTCGACACGCAGGATAAGCGCTATCTGCAGGCCTTGTGCGAGATGTTCGGCGGTGGACCCGTTGGGGTCGAAACGCTGGGCGCGGCTCTGGCCGAAGCGCGCGATGCACTGGAAGATGTGGTCGAGCCCTATCTGATCCAGCAGGGCTTTCTGATGCGAACGCCGCGTGGCCGTGTCGCGACACCACGCGCCTATGCCCATATCGGACTGCCTGCGCCCGCTACGGTTCCGACCGGCGATCTGTTCGACAGCGATGCGGATCCGGGAGGCGTCGATGCGGACTGA
- a CDS encoding YbgC/FadM family acyl-CoA thioesterase, whose translation MRTEDAAIPERDRPPLGYFDGREHHFPIRVFYEDTDFSGVVYYANYLRFLERARSSYFRLAGIGHAELLERDPPLAFVIRKINLDYRSSARIDDVLSVVTTYDTFKGARLFVTQRIERDGQIILTADSEAACIDLSGRPRRAPAFMMDALKPYLSDTSSGAKTDG comes from the coding sequence ATGCGGACTGAAGACGCCGCCATTCCGGAGCGTGATCGCCCGCCGCTGGGCTATTTCGACGGGCGCGAACATCATTTCCCGATCCGCGTTTTCTATGAAGACACCGACTTCTCCGGAGTCGTCTATTACGCCAACTATCTGCGCTTTCTGGAGCGCGCCCGCAGCAGCTATTTCCGGCTGGCTGGGATCGGTCATGCGGAATTGCTGGAACGCGATCCGCCGCTCGCTTTCGTCATTCGCAAGATCAATCTGGATTATCGCAGCAGCGCCAGGATCGATGATGTGCTGTCTGTCGTGACGACCTATGACACGTTCAAGGGCGCGCGCCTGTTCGTGACGCAGCGCATCGAACGCGACGGCCAGATCATTCTGACAGCGGATAGCGAAGCGGCCTGCATCGATCTGAGCGGACGCCCCCGGCGGGCCCCCGCTTTCATGATGGACGCTCTCAAACCCTACCTCTCGGACACATCATCAGGCGCAAAAACGGATGGATAG
- a CDS encoding DUF3088 family protein, which translates to MSRDQLFLLPPGFADRGERQYCPECAELWGLLAYYPAIKATLDVNYEGVAHPRKQLVARLGEGNWNCPTLVLAAESPEGPGVKRVDEARYIDNARDMGRYWAALYGTAVPR; encoded by the coding sequence ATGAGCCGCGATCAGCTATTCTTGTTGCCGCCGGGGTTTGCTGATCGCGGTGAGCGTCAATATTGCCCCGAATGTGCTGAACTCTGGGGTCTGCTCGCCTACTATCCTGCTATAAAGGCCACGTTGGACGTCAACTATGAGGGCGTTGCGCATCCGCGTAAACAACTGGTCGCACGGCTTGGTGAGGGAAACTGGAATTGCCCGACCTTGGTGCTGGCCGCTGAAAGTCCTGAGGGTCCCGGCGTGAAGCGGGTTGATGAGGCGCGCTATATCGACAATGCGCGGGATATGGGGCGGTACTGGGCGGCGCTCTACGGTACGGCGGTCCCGCGCTAG
- a CDS encoding GNAT family N-acetyltransferase, whose translation MIFRDAVEADLYAVVSLLADDVLGAERETLTDPLPPDYMSAFHELTQQSGNRLIVAVDGEGAVCACLQLTCIAGIARKGAKRALIEGVRVRTDYRGTGLGTQIFEYAIAEAREAGCHLVQLTTDKTRPDAHRFYERLGFEASHIGMKYRIER comes from the coding sequence ATGATTTTCAGGGATGCCGTCGAAGCGGATCTGTATGCGGTCGTCAGCCTTCTGGCCGACGATGTCCTCGGCGCGGAGCGGGAAACCCTCACGGATCCCCTGCCACCGGATTACATGTCCGCCTTTCATGAATTGACGCAGCAGAGCGGGAACCGCTTGATCGTCGCGGTCGACGGGGAGGGCGCGGTTTGTGCCTGTCTGCAACTCACCTGTATAGCTGGGATTGCCCGCAAAGGGGCGAAGCGAGCCTTGATCGAAGGAGTGCGGGTCCGGACCGATTACAGAGGAACCGGACTGGGCACGCAGATTTTCGAATATGCGATCGCGGAAGCACGCGAAGCGGGGTGTCATCTGGTTCAACTGACGACTGACAAAACACGCCCGGACGCACACCGATTTTACGAACGGCTGGGATTCGAAGCCAGCCATATCGGTATGAAATACAGGATCGAGCGGTGA
- a CDS encoding M24 family metallopeptidase: protein MIKIFLNALVSGLAVASVSAPIAFSQTAPASQNVNQGRFVAGERAILSAQDRIAPENAMTKDRLETLLPALMDETNIDMWLVLNREYAEDPVYFTLVPQPAFAARRTTMLVFHKHEDGFDMMTVNRYPLGDPYEAAWEGGDLDAQWAALGALIAEKDPQRIGINVSKDWPVADGLTHGLHERLESVLSDDLKARLVSAEDLVVRWVETRRKDEIDVYGHAVALARSVISEAFSAQVITPGVTTTDDVAWYLHQRFEDLNLAPWFHPYVNIQRPGLSCEEDQPFCGEDGIIRRGDVIHTDVGICYLKLCTDTQEMGYVLKIGAAEEPDGLKAAMAVGNRWQDHLTGSFQLGRTGNDVLAATRAKCKAEQMICSTYTHPLGFFGHAPGPTIGMWDNQGPTPVRGDWPVNANTCYAIEGNVKVPVPEWGGQLVQIKLEQDACFDGERVDYLAGRQSRWHIIE from the coding sequence ATGATCAAAATATTCTTGAATGCCCTCGTCAGCGGACTCGCGGTCGCAAGTGTATCCGCGCCGATAGCGTTTTCACAAACCGCGCCAGCGTCCCAAAACGTCAACCAAGGTCGCTTTGTCGCCGGCGAGCGCGCGATCCTCTCGGCTCAAGACCGTATCGCGCCTGAAAATGCGATGACGAAAGACCGGTTGGAAACTTTGCTGCCGGCGCTCATGGACGAGACCAATATCGATATGTGGCTCGTGCTGAACCGCGAATATGCGGAAGACCCCGTCTATTTCACCCTCGTTCCGCAACCCGCCTTTGCGGCGCGCCGAACAACCATGTTGGTCTTTCACAAACATGAAGACGGGTTCGACATGATGACGGTCAACCGGTACCCACTGGGTGATCCTTACGAGGCAGCCTGGGAAGGCGGTGACCTGGACGCGCAATGGGCTGCGCTGGGCGCTCTGATCGCCGAGAAGGACCCACAACGGATCGGGATCAATGTATCCAAGGACTGGCCAGTGGCCGATGGTCTGACCCATGGTTTGCATGAGCGGCTTGAGTCCGTCCTGTCTGACGATCTTAAGGCCCGCCTTGTCAGTGCCGAAGATCTTGTCGTTCGCTGGGTCGAAACGCGTCGTAAGGACGAAATAGACGTCTATGGCCATGCCGTGGCATTGGCACGCTCGGTTATTTCAGAAGCGTTTTCCGCTCAGGTGATCACGCCGGGCGTGACTACAACGGACGATGTCGCCTGGTATCTGCATCAGCGGTTTGAGGATTTGAACCTCGCCCCCTGGTTCCACCCTTATGTGAATATTCAACGTCCCGGCCTGTCCTGTGAAGAGGATCAGCCTTTTTGTGGGGAAGACGGAATCATCCGACGCGGCGACGTCATTCATACCGATGTTGGAATCTGCTATCTGAAACTCTGCACGGACACCCAGGAAATGGGTTATGTTCTGAAGATCGGAGCAGCAGAAGAACCAGACGGACTTAAAGCCGCCATGGCGGTCGGAAATCGCTGGCAGGATCATCTGACGGGGTCTTTCCAACTGGGTCGGACTGGTAATGATGTCCTCGCCGCAACACGCGCCAAGTGTAAGGCTGAACAGATGATCTGTTCCACCTACACGCACCCGCTCGGCTTTTTTGGCCACGCCCCTGGCCCCACAATTGGCATGTGGGACAATCAAGGCCCCACCCCCGTCCGAGGGGACTGGCCCGTCAACGCCAACACCTGTTATGCGATTGAAGGCAATGTCAAAGTCCCCGTCCCCGAATGGGGTGGCCAGCTCGTCCAGATCAAGCTCGAACAGGATGCATGTTTTGACGGCGAACGGGTGGACTACCTCGCCGGACGCCAGTCTCGCTGGCATATTATTGAGTAG
- a CDS encoding fatty acyl-AMP ligase — translation MTEPTPTARTIPLRHGDFATLTEALDYAAGGTTGFNYFDGRARLETALSYAELRTQAIDVAKRLVRFAPKDSRIGLAAVSTPEFAVLFFACQYAGLVPAPLPLPVTLGGRSSYERQLERMADTGDFFALFAPAAMEPIMSSALNDTATPVLTFEEVFALPQGDALRPFGADDLCYIQYSSGSTSSPKGILGTQASVSANCHGITKYGLKVTELDRCASWLPLYHDMGLIGCVISPLMSQMSVDFMNPTDFTRRPITWLQLIADNGGTLSYSPTFGYELCVRRWRGDRELDLSSWRAAGIGGDMVRPEPLTEFAKLFGPMGFAESAFTPSYGMAETTLAATFAPLGQGLVKHTIDMRRYERTSEAVAATDVTPGEDTRTFVACGVKLPGHDIEIRDADNQVLGEDHVGRICLKGPSLSPGYFRNSQATEAAFSKDGWLDTGDLGYWHDGQLIVTGRYKDLILYHGRNIWPQDIEWAAQAAAPHRCGRACSFSVGGAGDQKTIMLLLECRTRDPKLLAEIEAAVSAAIRLEVGVPVQLMLVPKSTMIITSSGKLSRARVKQKFLDGGIIDLQAPTPLRAVQA, via the coding sequence ATGACCGAGCCGACACCGACAGCTCGCACAATCCCCCTACGACATGGCGATTTCGCGACTCTCACCGAGGCGCTGGACTATGCTGCGGGTGGGACGACGGGTTTCAACTATTTCGATGGGCGCGCTCGCCTTGAAACTGCGCTGAGCTATGCCGAGCTGCGAACGCAGGCGATCGATGTCGCGAAACGTCTGGTCAGGTTCGCGCCGAAGGATTCCCGCATCGGTCTGGCAGCTGTGTCGACTCCTGAATTCGCCGTCCTGTTCTTCGCCTGCCAGTATGCAGGCCTTGTGCCGGCGCCTCTACCGCTGCCCGTCACGCTTGGCGGACGCTCTTCCTATGAGCGTCAGCTGGAGCGGATGGCTGATACAGGCGATTTCTTCGCCCTGTTCGCGCCGGCGGCCATGGAACCGATCATGAGTTCGGCTCTGAATGATACGGCGACACCCGTTTTGACGTTCGAAGAGGTCTTCGCCCTGCCACAGGGCGATGCGCTCCGCCCATTCGGTGCCGACGACCTTTGCTACATTCAGTATTCGTCTGGTTCGACATCTTCGCCCAAGGGAATCCTGGGCACACAGGCGTCGGTCTCGGCCAATTGTCACGGAATCACGAAATACGGGCTGAAGGTCACGGAACTGGACCGCTGCGCATCGTGGCTGCCGCTCTATCACGATATGGGCCTGATCGGCTGCGTGATTTCCCCGCTCATGTCGCAAATGTCGGTCGATTTCATGAATCCGACCGATTTCACCCGCCGTCCGATCACCTGGCTGCAGCTGATTGCGGATAATGGGGGGACGCTGTCCTACTCGCCAACCTTCGGTTACGAGCTCTGCGTCCGGCGCTGGCGCGGGGACAGGGAGCTCGATCTGTCGAGCTGGCGCGCTGCCGGGATCGGCGGCGACATGGTTCGTCCCGAACCGCTGACCGAATTTGCCAAACTGTTCGGCCCGATGGGCTTTGCCGAATCCGCCTTTACGCCTTCTTATGGCATGGCCGAGACCACGCTGGCGGCGACATTTGCCCCCCTTGGCCAGGGTCTGGTCAAGCACACGATCGACATGCGCCGCTATGAGCGGACGTCCGAAGCGGTTGCTGCAACCGATGTGACGCCGGGTGAAGATACGCGCACCTTCGTAGCCTGCGGCGTCAAGCTGCCCGGCCATGACATTGAAATTCGCGACGCGGACAATCAAGTGCTGGGCGAAGATCATGTCGGCCGCATCTGTCTGAAGGGCCCATCTCTTTCACCGGGTTATTTCCGCAACAGCCAGGCGACGGAAGCCGCTTTTTCCAAGGATGGATGGCTCGATACGGGCGATCTTGGCTACTGGCATGACGGACAGCTGATCGTGACGGGGCGATATAAGGATCTGATCCTCTATCATGGCCGCAATATCTGGCCTCAGGATATCGAATGGGCGGCACAGGCCGCGGCGCCGCATCGCTGTGGCCGGGCCTGTTCCTTCTCCGTCGGCGGGGCAGGCGATCAGAAAACCATCATGCTGCTGCTGGAATGCCGCACACGCGATCCGAAATTGCTGGCAGAAATCGAAGCGGCTGTGTCCGCCGCGATCCGGCTGGAAGTCGGCGTGCCGGTTCAGCTGATGCTCGTGCCGAAATCGACCATGATCATCACCTCATCGGGCAAGCTGTCACGCGCGCGCGTGAAACAGAAATTCCTCGATGGCGGCATTATCGACCTTCAGGCCCCGACACCTCTGCGTGCGGTCCAAGCCTGA
- a CDS encoding acyl carrier protein, whose translation MPTDQQIFDKICELLKPYNVKNKPILRTSGIMSDLEVDSTAVFDLIMELEDHYDISVPMEVISDVKTVGELVNAIQDLLQQ comes from the coding sequence ATGCCGACTGACCAGCAAATCTTCGACAAGATCTGCGAGCTGCTCAAGCCGTATAACGTCAAGAATAAACCCATATTGCGAACCTCCGGCATCATGTCGGATCTGGAGGTGGATTCCACGGCTGTGTTCGATCTGATCATGGAGCTGGAAGACCATTATGACATCTCCGTGCCGATGGAGGTGATCAGTGACGTCAAGACGGTTGGCGAACTGGTGAATGCCATTCAGGATCTGCTGCAGCAATGA
- the spt gene encoding serine palmitoyltransferase, with the protein MSGAGGTDAETGSGLSIFSKYDPLKQRASVLEKVGVDPFDMTFDDIMGPTRGRIGNREIILAGTNNYLGLTYDEAAREAAKDAIDRHGTGTTGSRIANGTYVEHEQLERDLAAHLGKPSCIVFTTGYVTNLAAMAGLAGPNDVIFIDADAHACIIDGTRLATNKTTVRFRHNDPENLDRRLSRQAITDGGHALVVIEGLYSMFGDIAPIAEFAEVCERHGAYLYVDEAHSYGVFGPTGCGIAEAQGCLDKIDFYSGTFSKSLASVGGFCASRHPEFELLRKVMRPYMFTASAAPANICAAQAALDAIKTRPELRHNITARAAQLHAGLAEMGFDLCAPASPVIAVRRPNEAQAAMEWNWLLKEGVYVNLAVPPGTPQSSCLLRISVSAAHTEEDVNAILSRFKALQDNSAEIMGEMMRRLQASA; encoded by the coding sequence ATGAGCGGGGCAGGGGGAACAGACGCAGAGACCGGGTCCGGCCTGTCGATCTTCAGCAAATATGATCCGCTGAAACAGCGCGCCAGCGTGCTGGAAAAAGTCGGTGTCGATCCGTTCGACATGACGTTCGACGATATTATGGGGCCGACCCGCGGACGCATCGGCAATCGCGAAATTATCCTCGCCGGAACCAACAACTATCTCGGCCTGACCTATGATGAGGCAGCCCGCGAGGCCGCCAAGGACGCGATCGACCGGCACGGGACCGGTACGACGGGCTCGCGGATCGCCAATGGCACCTATGTCGAGCATGAACAGCTGGAACGGGATCTCGCGGCGCATCTGGGTAAACCGTCCTGCATTGTCTTCACGACGGGCTATGTCACCAATCTCGCCGCCATGGCGGGGCTGGCGGGGCCGAACGATGTCATTTTCATCGATGCCGACGCGCATGCCTGCATCATTGACGGGACGCGTCTGGCGACCAACAAGACGACCGTCCGGTTCCGCCACAATGATCCGGAAAATCTCGACCGTCGTCTGTCGCGACAGGCGATCACCGATGGGGGCCATGCTCTCGTCGTGATCGAAGGCCTCTATTCCATGTTTGGCGATATTGCCCCGATTGCCGAATTCGCAGAGGTCTGCGAACGGCACGGTGCCTATCTCTATGTCGATGAAGCCCATAGTTACGGCGTGTTCGGTCCGACTGGCTGCGGTATCGCCGAAGCGCAGGGCTGTCTCGACAAGATCGACTTCTATAGCGGCACTTTTTCGAAGAGCTTGGCCAGTGTCGGCGGCTTTTGCGCGTCCCGGCATCCGGAATTCGAGCTATTGCGCAAGGTGATGCGGCCTTACATGTTCACCGCGTCGGCGGCTCCGGCCAATATCTGCGCCGCGCAGGCTGCGCTCGACGCGATCAAGACGCGGCCCGAGCTGCGCCACAATATCACCGCCCGCGCCGCGCAACTGCATGCCGGACTGGCGGAGATGGGCTTTGACCTCTGTGCTCCCGCCAGCCCCGTCATCGCAGTGCGTCGCCCGAACGAGGCGCAGGCCGCGATGGAATGGAACTGGTTGCTGAAGGAAGGCGTCTACGTCAATCTGGCGGTTCCGCCCGGTACGCCGCAAAGCTCGTGCCTGCTGCGTATTTCCGTTTCCGCCGCCCATACGGAAGAGGACGTCAATGCGATCCTCAGCCGCTT